One Alcanivorax sp. REN37 DNA window includes the following coding sequences:
- the hisH gene encoding imidazole glycerol phosphate synthase subunit HisH, giving the protein MAESVVLIDYGMGNLHSAAKALEQASPSHRVRVSSDAQVVAAADRVVFPGVGAMRDCMGALRERGLDQAILSVVAAGRPLLGICIGMQALTRHSAENGGVDCLAVLDGSVTRFPDHAGKQRLKVPHMGWSPVLQQPHPLWQGIADQSRFYFVHSYCAADLSATQTVGSCDYGVPFAAAAARDNVFAVQFHPEKSAADGLTLLANFLRWQP; this is encoded by the coding sequence ACTCCGCCGCCAAGGCGTTGGAGCAGGCCTCCCCGTCCCACCGCGTGCGTGTCAGCAGTGATGCGCAAGTGGTGGCGGCGGCGGACCGGGTGGTGTTCCCCGGCGTCGGCGCCATGCGCGACTGCATGGGAGCGCTGCGCGAGCGCGGTCTTGATCAAGCGATCCTGTCCGTGGTGGCCGCCGGCCGGCCGTTGCTGGGTATCTGCATCGGCATGCAGGCGCTGACCCGCCACAGTGCTGAAAACGGCGGTGTGGACTGCTTGGCGGTGTTGGACGGCAGCGTCACTCGCTTCCCCGACCACGCCGGCAAACAGCGTTTGAAGGTGCCGCACATGGGCTGGAGCCCGGTGCTGCAACAACCGCATCCGCTGTGGCAGGGCATCGCCGACCAATCGCGGTTCTATTTTGTGCATTCCTACTGCGCCGCCGACCTGTCGGCGACGCAGACCGTGGGCAGTTGCGATTACGGCGTACCTTTTGCCGCCGCCGCTGCCCGCGACAACGTGTTCGCGGTGCAATTCCACCCGGAAAAAAGCGCCGCTGACGGCCTCACACTGCTGGCCAACTTCCTGCGCTGGCAGCCCTGA
- the hisA gene encoding 1-(5-phosphoribosyl)-5-[(5-phosphoribosylamino)methylideneamino]imidazole-4-carboxamide isomerase produces MELIPAIDLKDGKCVRLRQGRMDDDTVFSDDPVAVASDWVAKGARRLHLVDLNGAFAGEPVNGEIVKAIAARHPELPIQIGGGIRTPEIIEAYLAAGVQWVIIGTKAVTDPDFVTEMCKRFPGHIIVGLDAINGKVATDGWANVTDVDVIELAKRFEHDGVSAIVYTDIARDGMLQGVNVDATERLAQSMSIPVIASGGITNLDDVRNLCAVAASGISGAITGRAIYEGTLDFAAGQMLADQLSDRA; encoded by the coding sequence ATGGAACTGATCCCCGCCATCGATCTGAAAGACGGCAAGTGTGTGCGCCTGCGCCAAGGCCGCATGGACGATGACACCGTGTTCTCCGATGACCCGGTGGCGGTGGCCAGCGACTGGGTGGCCAAAGGCGCCCGCCGCCTGCACTTGGTGGACCTGAACGGCGCCTTTGCCGGCGAGCCGGTGAACGGTGAAATCGTCAAGGCGATTGCTGCCCGCCACCCGGAGCTGCCGATCCAGATCGGCGGCGGCATCCGCACCCCGGAAATCATCGAAGCCTATCTGGCTGCCGGCGTGCAGTGGGTGATCATCGGCACCAAGGCGGTGACCGATCCGGATTTCGTCACCGAGATGTGCAAGCGCTTCCCCGGCCACATCATCGTCGGCCTCGATGCCATCAACGGCAAAGTGGCCACCGACGGCTGGGCCAATGTCACTGACGTGGACGTGATCGAGCTGGCCAAGCGCTTTGAGCACGACGGCGTGTCCGCCATCGTTTACACCGACATCGCCCGTGATGGCATGCTGCAGGGCGTTAACGTGGACGCCACCGAGCGGCTGGCGCAGTCGATGTCGATTCCGGTGATTGCCTCCGGTGGCATCACTAACCTCGACGACGTGCGCAACCTGTGCGCAGTGGCGGCGTCTGGCATCAGCGGCGCTATCACCGGCCGGGCAATCTACGAAGGTACGCTCGACTTTGCTGCCGGCCAGATGCTGGCAGACCAGCTCAGCGACCGTGCCTGA
- the hisF gene encoding imidazole glycerol phosphate synthase subunit HisF codes for MGLAKRIIPCLDVEQGRVVKGVKFVEIRDAGDPVEIARRYNEAGADELTFLDISATVEGRATMLNTVERIAAEVFIPLTVGGGVSTLDDIRNLLNAGADKVSINSAAVARPEFVREAAERFGSQCIVAAIDAKKVSAESQPNRWEIFTHGGRKATGLDAIEWARLMAEYGAGEMLLTSMDRDGTKNGFDIALTRAISDAVPVPVIASGGVGNLQHLVDGILQGGADAVLAASIFHFGEFSIREAKEYLAAAGIEVRL; via the coding sequence ATGGGATTGGCCAAACGCATCATCCCCTGCCTGGACGTTGAACAGGGGCGCGTCGTCAAAGGCGTCAAATTTGTTGAGATCCGCGACGCCGGTGACCCGGTGGAAATCGCCCGCCGCTACAACGAGGCGGGTGCCGACGAACTGACCTTCCTCGATATCAGTGCCACCGTCGAAGGCCGTGCCACCATGCTCAACACGGTGGAGCGCATCGCCGCGGAGGTGTTCATTCCGCTCACCGTGGGCGGTGGTGTGAGCACGCTGGACGACATCCGCAACCTGCTCAATGCCGGTGCCGACAAAGTCAGCATCAACTCGGCCGCGGTGGCGCGTCCGGAGTTCGTGCGCGAAGCCGCCGAGCGGTTTGGCTCGCAGTGCATCGTGGCCGCCATCGACGCCAAGAAAGTCAGCGCCGAGAGCCAGCCCAACCGTTGGGAGATCTTCACCCACGGCGGCCGTAAGGCGACCGGACTGGACGCCATTGAGTGGGCTCGGCTGATGGCTGAGTACGGTGCTGGCGAAATGCTGCTGACCAGCATGGACCGCGACGGCACCAAAAACGGTTTCGACATCGCGCTCACCCGTGCCATCAGCGATGCGGTGCCGGTGCCGGTGATCGCGTCCGGCGGCGTTGGCAACTTGCAGCATCTGGTGGATGGCATCCTGCAGGGCGGTGCCGATGCGGTGTTGGCGGCAAGTATTTTCCATTTCGGCGAGTTCAGCATCCGCGAGGCCAAGGAATACCTGGCTGCCGCGGGCATTGAAGTGCGCCTGTAA
- a CDS encoding bile acid:sodium symporter family protein: MDSSSLVEVGLPAALFLIMVGMGLTLTGNDFRTLAARPGPILFGTLAQIVLMPLLAVAIALMLDLPPVMAVGLVLIGACPGGTTSNLFAFLGRGDVALSIILTVLASLITIVTLPLSVNLAMEHFLGEGTRFSLPVLKTVLTLVVIILVPVLIGMGVRNRRPAWAARGEKLVSLFGLVVLVAVIVGLVAQEGSRMLGYLQAAGPAAALLAVAGMAVALLGGRVMGLSGPAALTVAIELAVKNGTLGLMIALSLLQSPEMSIPAAVYSLLMFVFGFLLAGLGRARLPARPLAV; this comes from the coding sequence ATGGATTCGTCCAGTCTGGTTGAGGTGGGTTTGCCCGCCGCATTGTTCCTGATCATGGTCGGTATGGGGCTCACCCTCACCGGCAATGATTTCCGCACTCTTGCGGCCCGTCCCGGGCCGATCCTGTTCGGTACCCTGGCCCAGATCGTGCTGATGCCGCTGCTGGCGGTGGCGATTGCGCTGATGCTGGACTTGCCGCCGGTGATGGCGGTGGGGCTGGTGCTGATCGGTGCCTGCCCCGGCGGCACCACTTCCAATCTGTTTGCCTTCCTTGGCCGCGGCGACGTGGCGCTGTCGATCATCCTCACGGTGCTGGCGAGCCTGATCACCATTGTCACGCTGCCGCTGTCGGTGAACCTCGCCATGGAGCATTTCCTGGGTGAGGGCACTCGCTTCTCGCTGCCGGTGCTGAAAACCGTGTTGACGCTGGTGGTGATCATCTTGGTGCCGGTGCTGATCGGCATGGGGGTGCGCAACCGGCGACCGGCTTGGGCGGCGCGCGGCGAGAAGTTGGTGAGCCTGTTCGGGCTGGTGGTGCTGGTGGCGGTGATCGTTGGACTGGTGGCGCAGGAAGGCAGTCGCATGCTGGGCTATCTACAGGCAGCCGGGCCGGCGGCGGCACTGCTGGCGGTGGCAGGCATGGCGGTGGCGCTGCTGGGCGGGCGCGTAATGGGACTGTCTGGGCCGGCAGCACTCACGGTAGCCATCGAGCTGGCAGTGAAGAACGGCACCTTGGGGCTGATGATCGCGCTGAGCTTGCTGCAATCACCGGAGATGTCGATTCCGGCGGCAGTCTACAGTCTGCTGATGTTCGTGTTCGGGTTCTTGCTGGCGGGGCTGGGTCGGGCGCGGTTGCCGGCGCGACCGCTGGCGGTGTGA
- a CDS encoding divergent polysaccharide deacetylase family protein has product MKPLLVLLTALLWAPLALATDTPRIAVILDDIGYHRDRSQRALQLPPAITLAVIPRSPHGTEMARRAAARGHEILIHLPMAASGPMPLDPGGVDTQMSATQVARVLRDAFERVPQARGLNNHMGSAVTRDRAAMERVMQALATRHVYFIDSRTIGDSVAAATAARFGIAQASRDVFLDNLRDRAAINTQFNQLLAIARQRGHAIGIGHPYPETLEYLESALPLLREAGVELVPVSELLPNNWRRAAALRGR; this is encoded by the coding sequence GTGAAACCGCTGCTGGTACTGCTGACCGCACTGCTGTGGGCACCGCTGGCACTGGCCACCGACACCCCCCGCATTGCGGTGATCCTGGATGACATCGGCTACCACCGCGACCGCAGCCAACGGGCGCTGCAACTGCCGCCGGCGATCACCTTGGCGGTGATCCCGCGCTCCCCGCACGGCACTGAAATGGCGCGCCGCGCCGCCGCCCGTGGCCATGAAATCCTGATCCACCTGCCGATGGCCGCCAGCGGCCCGATGCCGCTGGACCCGGGCGGCGTCGATACGCAAATGTCGGCGACCCAGGTCGCACGGGTACTGCGCGATGCGTTTGAGCGGGTGCCGCAAGCCCGCGGCCTCAACAACCACATGGGCAGCGCAGTGACCCGCGACCGAGCCGCCATGGAACGGGTGATGCAGGCGCTGGCCACGCGTCATGTGTACTTCATCGACAGCCGCACCATTGGCGATTCGGTGGCCGCAGCCACCGCTGCCCGTTTCGGCATCGCCCAAGCCAGCCGCGATGTGTTTCTCGACAACCTGCGCGACCGCGCGGCGATCAACACCCAGTTCAACCAACTGCTGGCGATCGCGCGCCAGCGTGGCCACGCCATCGGCATCGGCCATCCCTACCCGGAAACGCTGGAGTATCTGGAAAGTGCGCTGCCCTTGCTGCGCGAGGCGGGGGTGGAGTTGGTGCCGGTATCCGAGTTGCTGCCCAACAACTGGCGCCGGGCCGCGGCCCTGCGCGGCCGCTGA
- a CDS encoding S41 family peptidase, whose translation MKYILGISLLALATTTVAAPLDPRPQLDQDARQHDIPVTELRRFAEVLERIRVAYVEDADVRELLESAIRGMLMELDPHSAYLSPDEFDDLQVSTSGEFGGLGMEVTMKDGFVTVVTPMDDTPASRAGIQANDVLLKIDDTLLKGLTLNEAVEMLRGEIGSSVTIQLLREGSGSPKTVTLTRDRIQVRSVRSEMLPDEIGYLRISQFQSNTGREVRRQLEQLLADNPNLAGLVLDLRNNPGGVLTGAIQVSDLFLDDGLIVYTQGRSEDTRLNYAASHGDLLNGKPLAVLVNGGSASASEIVAGALQDHGRALIIGRRTFGKGSVQTVLPLQDDAALKLTTARYYTPNGRSIQADGIHPDIPVSVSKVEWSDDPDSLREADLPHHLQSGADSAPDSAAATGALARRDYELYQALSVLRGIHLSQRRPAP comes from the coding sequence ATGAAATACATTCTCGGCATTTCCCTGCTGGCCCTGGCCACCACCACCGTGGCAGCGCCGCTGGACCCGCGCCCGCAACTGGACCAGGACGCCCGCCAGCACGACATTCCAGTGACCGAACTGCGCCGGTTTGCCGAAGTGCTGGAGCGCATCCGCGTCGCCTACGTGGAAGACGCCGATGTGCGCGAACTGCTGGAGTCTGCCATCCGCGGCATGCTGATGGAGCTCGACCCGCACTCTGCCTACCTCAGCCCAGACGAGTTTGACGACCTGCAGGTGAGCACCTCCGGCGAGTTCGGCGGCCTCGGTATGGAAGTGACCATGAAGGACGGCTTCGTCACCGTGGTCACGCCGATGGACGACACCCCGGCCAGCCGCGCCGGCATTCAAGCCAACGACGTGCTGCTGAAGATCGATGACACCTTGCTCAAGGGCCTGACCCTCAACGAGGCGGTGGAAATGCTGCGCGGCGAGATCGGCAGCAGCGTCACCATCCAGCTGCTGCGTGAAGGCAGCGGCTCGCCGAAAACCGTCACCCTCACCCGCGACCGCATCCAGGTGCGCAGTGTGCGCAGCGAGATGCTGCCGGACGAGATTGGCTACCTGCGCATCTCCCAATTCCAGAGCAACACCGGCCGCGAGGTGCGCCGCCAGCTGGAGCAACTGCTGGCCGACAATCCCAACCTGGCCGGGCTGGTACTCGATCTGCGCAACAACCCCGGCGGCGTGCTCACCGGCGCCATCCAGGTCAGCGACCTGTTCCTCGATGACGGCCTGATCGTCTACACCCAGGGTCGCAGCGAGGACACCCGCCTCAACTACGCCGCCAGCCATGGCGACCTGCTCAACGGCAAACCACTGGCGGTGCTGGTGAACGGCGGCTCCGCCTCGGCGTCGGAAATCGTCGCCGGCGCGTTGCAAGACCATGGCCGCGCGCTGATTATCGGCCGCCGCACCTTCGGCAAAGGCTCGGTGCAGACGGTACTGCCGCTGCAAGATGACGCGGCGCTGAAACTCACCACCGCGCGTTACTACACGCCCAATGGGCGCTCGATCCAGGCGGACGGCATCCACCCGGACATCCCGGTCAGTGTCAGCAAGGTGGAATGGAGCGACGACCCTGACAGCCTGCGCGAAGCGGATCTGCCTCATCACCTGCAAAGCGGTGCCGATTCGGCACCGGACAGCGCCGCGGCCACCGGCGCGCTGGCACGCCGTGATTACGAGCTGTATCAAGCCCTGTCGGTACTGCGCGGCATCCACCTGAGCCAGCGCCGGCCGGCCCCGTGA
- a CDS encoding murein hydrolase activator EnvC family protein, producing MIRPRLLLSALLGVLLLWPAWLPADNVSPGQLRELRERIRGLEQQQQKDLRQRDRLAADLREREAAIARLDREQTTLQQRQREAAQRLDQLKTRQRSMAAEQATQVEWIARTVRLLYGHGKEPTTKLLLSQQQPDQVARLLRYHDYMQRARSERLSTLKTELEALIKVSLEVADAREQLGVREAEVSAQQRRLGEARQQRATALSALNAQVTEQGQRLGALRADESRLDALLQQMNRVIADIPAQPSGAPFGQLAGKLPFPLEGRTRVNFGTVRSGSLRWNGMILEATPGTPVRAIHTGRVVYSDWLRGYGFMLIVDHGNGYLSLYGHNQTLLREVGDWVSAGDVLARSGDSGGAGDAGLYFEIRRQGKPVNPNGWVNRRVTLPPLN from the coding sequence ATGATCCGCCCCCGTTTGCTGCTGTCCGCGCTACTTGGTGTGCTGTTGCTGTGGCCTGCCTGGCTGCCGGCAGACAACGTCTCGCCGGGGCAACTGCGTGAATTACGCGAGCGAATCCGCGGGCTGGAACAACAACAGCAGAAAGACCTGCGCCAGCGCGACCGGCTGGCCGCGGACCTGCGCGAGCGCGAAGCCGCCATCGCCCGGCTCGATCGCGAACAGACCACCCTACAGCAACGCCAGCGCGAGGCCGCCCAGCGCCTCGACCAACTCAAGACCCGCCAGCGCAGCATGGCCGCCGAACAGGCCACCCAGGTGGAATGGATCGCGCGCACCGTGCGGCTACTGTACGGGCACGGCAAAGAACCCACCACCAAGCTGCTGCTCAGCCAGCAACAGCCGGACCAAGTCGCACGGCTGCTGCGCTACCACGATTACATGCAGCGCGCCCGCAGCGAGCGCCTCAGCACCCTCAAAACAGAACTGGAGGCGCTGATCAAGGTGTCGCTGGAAGTGGCCGATGCCCGCGAGCAGCTCGGCGTGCGCGAGGCAGAAGTGAGCGCCCAGCAGCGCCGCCTTGGCGAAGCACGCCAGCAGCGCGCCACCGCGCTCAGCGCGCTCAATGCCCAGGTCACCGAGCAGGGCCAGCGGCTCGGCGCGCTACGCGCTGACGAAAGCCGGCTCGACGCGCTGCTGCAACAGATGAACCGGGTGATCGCCGACATTCCGGCGCAGCCCAGCGGCGCCCCCTTTGGCCAGCTGGCCGGCAAACTGCCGTTCCCGTTGGAAGGCCGCACGCGGGTGAACTTCGGTACCGTGCGCAGCGGCAGTCTGCGCTGGAACGGGATGATTCTGGAGGCCACACCCGGCACTCCGGTACGCGCGATCCACACCGGGCGCGTGGTGTACTCCGACTGGCTGCGCGGCTACGGTTTCATGCTGATCGTCGACCATGGCAACGGTTACCTGAGCCTGTACGGCCATAACCAAACATTGCTGCGCGAGGTCGGTGATTGGGTTTCCGCCGGTGATGTGCTGGCCCGTTCCGGCGACTCCGGCGGCGCTGGTGACGCCGGGCTGTACTTTGAAATTCGCCGCCAGGGCAAGCCGGTGAACCCCAATGGCTGGGTCAACCGCCGTGTTACACTGCCGCCCCTGAATTAA
- a CDS encoding rhodanese-like domain-containing protein produces the protein MTKALEFAANHPVLVSAFFLLWALFFLNESRRGGRSISPQQATDLLNREQGVVIDLRSADDFRKGHIAGSINVPQANLNERLNEIEKWKDRPLIFLCGQGNQAGGAVSPLRGKGFTKLYRIRGGMQGWRGENLPVVRA, from the coding sequence ATGACCAAAGCGCTCGAATTTGCCGCCAACCACCCAGTGCTGGTATCGGCGTTCTTTTTGCTCTGGGCTCTGTTCTTCCTGAACGAGTCACGCCGCGGCGGTCGTTCCATCAGCCCGCAGCAGGCCACTGACCTGCTCAACCGGGAACAGGGTGTGGTGATTGATCTGCGCAGCGCCGATGACTTCCGCAAGGGACACATCGCGGGAAGTATCAATGTTCCGCAGGCCAACCTCAACGAACGCCTGAACGAAATTGAAAAATGGAAAGACCGCCCGTTGATCTTCCTGTGCGGCCAGGGCAACCAGGCCGGCGGGGCGGTGTCGCCGTTGCGCGGCAAGGGGTTCACGAAACTGTACCGCATCCGTGGTGGAATGCAGGGATGGCGCGGTGAGAACTTGCCAGTGGTGCGAGCCTGA
- the grxC gene encoding glutaredoxin 3, with amino-acid sequence MTSVLIYTTRWCPFCQRALQLLDSKGVSYTNVDVDDDPSQRQIMIERAGRRTVPQIFIGDTHVGGCDDLYALEREGRLDAMLNMDAKQ; translated from the coding sequence ATGACTTCCGTACTGATTTATACCACCCGTTGGTGCCCGTTCTGCCAGCGCGCTCTGCAGCTGCTGGACAGCAAGGGCGTGTCGTACACCAATGTGGATGTGGATGACGACCCGTCCCAGCGTCAGATCATGATCGAGCGGGCGGGGCGCCGAACGGTGCCGCAAATCTTCATCGGCGACACCCACGTGGGGGGCTGCGATGATCTTTACGCCTTGGAGCGTGAAGGCCGCCTGGATGCAATGCTGAACATGGATGCAAAACAATGA
- the secB gene encoding protein-export chaperone SecB, which yields MSETPERAFHLQRFYVKDLSYEVPGAPEVFLTPVQPRVNLQLNTEARALGDSGSDFEVVLSVTVTAENEDGKVLYLAEVVQAGIFTLVGFEGEERDHLLGAYCPNLLFPYAREAVSDLVNRGSFPQLLLQPINFDALYADARARQADGAEAPTH from the coding sequence ATGAGTGAGACACCGGAGCGCGCGTTCCACCTGCAACGTTTTTACGTCAAGGACCTGTCCTATGAAGTGCCGGGGGCACCTGAGGTGTTCCTGACCCCGGTGCAGCCGCGGGTGAACCTGCAGCTGAACACCGAAGCCCGTGCGCTGGGTGACAGCGGCAGCGATTTCGAAGTGGTGCTGAGCGTCACCGTCACCGCCGAGAATGAAGACGGCAAAGTGCTGTACCTGGCGGAAGTGGTGCAGGCTGGCATCTTCACCTTGGTTGGCTTTGAAGGCGAAGAGCGCGATCACCTGCTCGGCGCCTACTGCCCGAACCTGCTGTTCCCGTATGCCCGCGAAGCGGTGTCTGATCTGGTCAACCGTGGCAGCTTCCCGCAATTGCTGCTGCAACCGATCAACTTCGATGCGCTTTACGCCGACGCCCGCGCGCGTCAGGCCGACGGCGCCGAAGCGCCGACCCACTGA
- a CDS encoding HlyD family type I secretion periplasmic adaptor subunit — protein MHDIAHDLDDLATLQRARRILLLAGGGLLVFLIWAAWAVLDEVSSGSGKVVPSSREQVIQSLEGGILTELMVREGDIVEAGQVLARLDPTRTESDVGESAARYRAALARSARLQAELSGEALSFPDSLQDYPELIAEETRLYQSRRRRLDETLAGIGASRQLLSQELDITRRLMQTGAASNMEVLRLERQRSELDLKASDTRSQYVVQAREDLSKASAEVETLASVLRGRTDSLTRLTLRSPVRGIVKDIEITTRGGVIAPNGQLMQIVPLDDRLLIEAQISPRDIAFIHPDQEALVKITAYDYAIYGGLSGRVVTISPDTLQDERQPENVYYRVYIRTDSDYLENKAGKQFSIVPGMVATVDIRTGRKTVLDYLLKPLNRAREALRER, from the coding sequence ATGCATGATATCGCCCACGACCTTGATGACCTCGCCACCCTGCAACGGGCACGGCGCATTCTCTTGCTGGCGGGCGGCGGCTTGCTGGTGTTCCTGATCTGGGCGGCTTGGGCGGTGCTAGATGAAGTCTCCAGCGGCTCCGGCAAGGTAGTGCCTAGCTCCCGCGAACAGGTGATCCAATCGCTGGAAGGCGGCATCCTCACCGAACTGATGGTACGCGAAGGCGACATCGTCGAAGCCGGCCAGGTGCTGGCACGGCTCGACCCCACCCGCACCGAATCCGATGTCGGCGAAAGCGCGGCCCGCTACCGCGCCGCGCTAGCCCGCAGCGCCCGCCTGCAAGCTGAGCTTAGCGGCGAGGCGCTGTCCTTTCCCGACAGCCTGCAGGACTATCCGGAGCTGATCGCCGAGGAAACCCGGCTCTACCAAAGCCGCCGCCGGAGACTGGATGAGACGCTGGCCGGCATTGGCGCCTCGCGGCAGTTGCTCAGCCAAGAATTGGACATCACTCGCCGGCTGATGCAGACCGGCGCCGCCAGCAACATGGAAGTGCTGCGGCTGGAGCGCCAGCGCTCGGAGTTGGATTTGAAAGCCTCCGACACCCGCTCCCAGTACGTGGTGCAAGCGCGCGAGGACCTGTCCAAGGCCAGCGCCGAAGTGGAAACGCTGGCGTCAGTGCTGCGCGGCCGCACCGACTCGCTAACGCGGCTGACGCTGCGTTCACCGGTGCGCGGCATTGTGAAGGACATCGAAATCACCACCCGCGGCGGCGTGATCGCGCCCAATGGGCAGTTGATGCAGATTGTGCCGCTGGATGACCGGCTGTTGATCGAAGCGCAGATTTCACCGCGCGACATCGCCTTCATCCACCCGGACCAGGAAGCGCTGGTGAAAATCACCGCTTACGACTACGCCATCTACGGCGGTCTCAGCGGGCGCGTGGTGACCATCTCGCCGGATACGCTGCAGGACGAGCGCCAACCGGAAAACGTCTACTACCGGGTCTATATCCGCACCGACAGCGACTATCTGGAAAATAAAGCCGGCAAGCAGTTCTCGATCGTGCCCGGCATGGTGGCCACGGTGGATATCCGCACCGGCCGCAAGACGGTGCTCGATTACCTGCTCAAACCGCTTAACCGCGCCCGCGAAGCGCTGCGCGAGCGCTGA